In Humulus lupulus chromosome 7, drHumLupu1.1, whole genome shotgun sequence, the following are encoded in one genomic region:
- the LOC133791734 gene encoding UDP-glycosyltransferase 87A1-like — protein MLRKRKNTIRHSSSMIGVILSEEVDIVAEIEGYFSDLFTSAGPSAEFIQEALDGIDTRFEPWENGALLRPFTESDIDPAVCDIALRLRTTLGPLISSFQSAFVPGWSIHDNVIVAFELLHSLYKKNNGRKGFMALKLDMIRGHEIVDYIPGIPTICVKDLPMILDRKVLNIAKEDTSRVSKAQFLLLTSVYKLESQVFDALKDKFPFPVYPIGPSIPNLQLQTCFDRADYFKWLDSHPQGSVLYISLGSFLSVSTPQLNEIVAGIRGSGTRYLWVARDSVSKIKDGACGDDIGVVVLWCDQLRVLCHASIGGFWTHCGWNSIFEVVFSGVPMLTCPIFWDQIPNSKQIVEDWKIGYSVIKKVGTMTIDQGLVTRDKIAELVKKLMDKESSDGKVMSKRVKKLQVVCHKAIAKGGSSNSNLDAFIKEISHGHGPK, from the exons ATGTTGAGGAAGAGGAAGAATACTATTCGTCATTCAAGTTCCATGATAGGGGTAATTTTAAGTGAGGAGGTGGATATTGTGGCTGAGATTGAAGGCTATTTTAGTGATTTGTTTACATCTGCAGGTCCTTCTGCAGAGTTTATACAAGAGGCTCTGGATGGTATTGATACACGGTTTGAGCCATGGGAGAATGGGGCTTTACTTCGGCCTTTTACTGAGTCTGATATTGATCCAGCAGTCTGTGATATTG CTTTGCGACTGCGTACAACTCTTGGTCCTCTTATTTCCTCTTTTCAAAGTGCATTTGTTCCGGGATGGTCAATACATGATAATGTTATTGTGGCTTTTGAATTGCTTCACTCATTGTATAAGAAGAATAATGGGCGTAAAGGGTTTATGGCACTTAAGTTGGATAtga TACGTGGACATGAAATTGTGGATTATATCCCCGGGATCCCTACGATTTGCGTTAAAGATCTTCCCATGATTTTAGATCGAAAGGTCTTAAACATAGCCAAGGAAGATACTTCTAGGGTTTCCAAGGCACAATTCTTGTTGCTCACCTCAGTCTACAAGCTTGAATCCCAAGTCTTTGACGCTTTAAAGGACAAGTTTCCCTTTCCTGTGTACCCTATCGGACCCAGCATACCTAACTTACAGCTTCAAACTTGTTTTGATAGAGCTGACTATTTCAAATGGCTAGATTCTCATCCTCAAGGCTCTGTCTTATACATCTCACTGGGGAGTTTTCTTTCAGTTTCAACTCCCCAATTGAATGAAATCGTGGCTGGAATACGTGGCAGTGGCACGAGGTACTTGTGGGTGGCACGTGACAGTGTCTCAAAGATCAAAGATGGTGCTTGTGGTGATGATATTGGGGTTGTGGTGCTATGGTGTGACCAATTAAGGGTGTTGTGCCATGCTTCTATTGGTGGGTTTTGGACTCATTGTGGGTGGAATTCTATTTTTGAAGTTGTTTTCTCTGGAGTGCCTATGCTGACTTGTCCTATATTTTGGGACCAAATCCCAAATAGCAAGCAAATTGTCGAGGATTGGAAAATTGGGTATAGCGTAATAAAGAAAGTTGGGACGATGACTATTGATCAGGGTTTGGTGACAAGAGATAAAATAGCAGAGCTTGTTAAGAAGCTTATGGATAAAGAGAGTAGTGATGGAAAAGTGATGAGTAAAAGAGTGAAGAAACTTCAAGTGGTATGTCATAAAGCAATAGCCAAAGGTGGATCATCTAACTCAAACCTTGATGCTTTTATCAAGGAAATTTCCCATGGACATGGTCCTAAGTAA